The following proteins come from a genomic window of Populus alba chromosome 12, ASM523922v2, whole genome shotgun sequence:
- the LOC140954358 gene encoding uncharacterized protein, translated as MSVSQTSSASPNTANNLPIFNPSSPIHLTKLTRLNYPTWKATMLPYLKGQKVYCYADGTIQKPSKTITLSDGSTISNPAYDIWETQDNLILSCINSSLSDEVLAQVAHCSTSVAVWLSLSSAFISQSRAQAVHVRSQLSTLRKGN; from the coding sequence ATGTCTGTCTCTCAAACCTCTTCAGCTTCTCCTAATACTGCAAATAATCTTCCCATCTTTAATCCATCTTCTCCCATTCACCTTACCAAACTCACACGGTTGAATTATCCTACCTGGAAAGCTACCATGTTACCATATCTCAAAGGTCAAAAAGTATATTGTTATGCTGATGGCACTATTCAGAAACCTTCAAAGACCATCACTCTCTCTGATGGTTCTACCATTTCCAATCCGGCTTATGATATTTGGGAAACTCAAGATAATCTTATTCTTAGCTGCATCAATTCTTCTCTCTCTGATGAAGTGCTTGCTCAAGTTGCTCATTGTAGCACCTCTGTTGCTGTTTGGCTATCTCTTAGTTCTGCTTTTATATCACAATCTCGTGCTCAAGCAGTTCATGTTCGCTCCCAACTTTCCACTCTGCGGAAAGGAAATTAA